Within the Magnetospirillum sp. genome, the region TTTGTTATGTTTTGGCTATTTCCGCTCGGATTCGAGGCGAATAACGACCTCGACGCGCGCCACTTTGGTGCCCATCGGGGCCGGCGGCAGGTCGGAAACCGATACTGCATCGACCGGGATGTCCTGCAGGCGGCGTTCTTCTTCGAAATAGAAATGGTGGTGCGGCCCGATATTGGTGTCGAAATAAGAAATACCAGGGGCGATCACCACTTCGCGCAGCAAACCGCTTTGCGTGAATTGGTTCAATGCGTTGTAGACGGTGGCGAGCGACACCGACAGGCCGATTTTTTTGGCTTCGCGCGCCAGATCGTCGGCACTCAAATGGCGATTGCCGCCCGCACGCAGCAAATGCAGGAGCTGCACGCGCTGGCGCGTGGGGCGCAAGCCAGCTTCTTTGAGGGCGTCGACCGCCAGGGTGAATGTCCGATCGCGAGTCATAATCATTTAAATAGGGCAAACCCTTGCGAAAGGGAAGAGGCGGTATCGAGAAACCTAAATCCCGCCCGTGCGGTCGGGAAAACCGCACGGGCAGGACCGGCCTTACTTCAAGTCGAAGCGGTCGAGTTCCATGACCTTGGTCCAGGCTGCCACAAAATCCTCGACGAACTTGGTCTTGGCGTCGTTGGCGGCATAGACCTCGGCCAAAGCACGCAGCTGCGCGTTCGAGCCGAACACGAGATCGGCAATCGTGCCGGTCCATTTGCGGGCACCCGAGGTGCGATCCACACCTTCGAACACGCCTGCCGTGTCGGTCTTTTTCCACTGCGTGCGCATGTCGAGCAGATTGACGAAGAAGTCGTTGCTGAGCACGCCCGGCTTGGCCGTGAACACGCCGTGCGCCGCCCC harbors:
- a CDS encoding Fur family transcriptional regulator, whose amino-acid sequence is MTRDRTFTLAVDALKEAGLRPTRQRVQLLHLLRAGGNRHLSADDLAREAKKIGLSVSLATVYNALNQFTQSGLLREVVIAPGISYFDTNIGPHHHFYFEEERRLQDIPVDAVSVSDLPPAPMGTKVARVEVVIRLESERK